A window of Halomonas sp. GFAJ-1 contains these coding sequences:
- a CDS encoding peptide ABC transporter permease, whose amino-acid sequence MSASQPRLYAVAYIAFAVVLLSALIASPLWLGAAPLQMQFDARLAPPSASHWLGTDALGRELWARTLAGLRLSFWVGISAALLGTAIALTLAAIATLSSKLDALVSLLIDTLLSVPHLILLLLIAFALGGGTQAVIIAVAVTHWPSLARVLRAELLTLRHAPYVRISRSLGKSRGFILLHHLLPHVLPHCLVGALLLFPHAILHEAALTFLGVGLDPNQPAIGVLLADAMRYITAGYWWLGVFPGLGLLLLVLCIDRLAFTLRRAL is encoded by the coding sequence ATGAGCGCCTCCCAGCCGCGCCTTTATGCTGTGGCGTATATCGCATTTGCAGTGGTGCTATTAAGCGCACTTATCGCCAGCCCCTTATGGCTCGGGGCAGCACCACTACAGATGCAGTTTGATGCGCGCCTTGCACCGCCCAGCGCCAGCCACTGGCTAGGCACCGATGCACTGGGCCGTGAGCTATGGGCACGCACCCTGGCCGGGCTTAGGCTAAGCTTTTGGGTCGGTATCAGCGCGGCACTGCTGGGCACCGCCATTGCGTTAACCTTGGCCGCTATCGCTACACTGTCCAGTAAACTTGATGCGCTGGTCAGCCTACTGATCGATACACTGCTCAGCGTGCCGCATTTGATTTTACTGCTGTTAATTGCCTTTGCATTGGGCGGCGGCACCCAGGCCGTCATTATTGCTGTCGCCGTTACCCACTGGCCAAGCCTAGCGAGGGTACTGAGGGCTGAGCTACTCACCCTGCGTCATGCCCCTTACGTGCGTATTTCACGCTCGCTGGGCAAATCCCGTGGCTTTATCCTGCTGCATCATTTATTACCCCACGTACTGCCTCACTGCCTTGTTGGTGCCCTGCTACTGTTTCCCCACGCCATTTTGCATGAAGCCGCCCTCACCTTTTTAGGGGTTGGCCTAGACCCCAACCAACCGGCCATCGGGGTATTACTGGCAGACGCCATGCGCTACATCACCGCAGGCTACTGGTGGCTTGGGGTATTTCCAGGGTTAGGACTACTGCTGCTGGTGCTGTGCATTGATCGGCTAGCGTTTACGTTACGGCGGGCGTTATAG
- a CDS encoding GNAT family acetyltransferase, with product MSPVDIVSGDWPTLGEAASAIRCTVFIEEQRVPQEEEWDGRDAECRHFLATLNGQPVGTARLLPDGHIGRVAVLPSARGTGIGYQLMEAAIQAAREAGHAKAELSAQLHALAFYERLGFVAYGEIFMDAGIPHRDMALTL from the coding sequence ATGTCACCTGTGGACATTGTTAGTGGCGATTGGCCCACGCTAGGGGAGGCAGCCTCTGCTATTCGCTGCACTGTCTTTATTGAAGAGCAGCGCGTGCCCCAAGAGGAAGAGTGGGATGGCCGGGATGCCGAGTGCCGCCATTTTTTAGCCACTCTCAATGGCCAGCCGGTGGGCACCGCCCGCCTACTGCCAGATGGCCATATTGGTCGCGTGGCGGTTCTTCCCAGCGCCAGAGGTACGGGGATTGGTTATCAGCTGATGGAAGCAGCCATTCAAGCTGCCCGCGAAGCTGGCCATGCAAAAGCCGAGCTTAGCGCTCAACTACATGCCCTGGCTTTTTATGAGCGCCTAGGTTTTGTCGCCTACGGCGAGATATTTATGGATGCAGGCATTCCCCATCGCGACATGGCGTTAACACTTTAG
- a CDS encoding MFS transporter — protein sequence MIEAKTRAWWRATAALCLGSFLVFINLYVPQPLLPGLKDAYGVSTLGVSLLMSVSTLSLALVLLVFGPLSDAIGREAIMRITLLLAGALSLALAFAPTFESLLFLRLLQGFVLGGLPAVAIAWMADEFDKPALLSAVGLYIGANSLGGISGRIVGGVAADVGGPTAAFLAVGVMTVVGCVVFWRLLPNSRAFTAKRFKLRQAVGDLLGHLRTPVLLAAYCLGGINFLIFINQYSYITFRLAVEPYHLAASGLGLIFLTYLGGTFGSTVSGRLAGRFSPASCISVGVVILMLGTAVTLANSLTLIIVGLTINAFGFFLAHSLASSWVGRYAQGARGSASALYLVFYYLGASVGGFWLEPFWRWGQWQGVAVGSWLLLGVALVIGVGMWRFERRANR from the coding sequence ATGATCGAAGCCAAAACGCGCGCCTGGTGGCGCGCGACGGCGGCCCTATGCTTAGGGTCGTTTCTTGTGTTTATCAATTTGTATGTGCCTCAACCGCTGCTGCCAGGGCTGAAAGACGCCTATGGGGTCTCCACCCTGGGTGTCAGTCTGCTGATGTCGGTATCCACGCTCTCACTTGCCTTAGTACTGCTGGTTTTTGGGCCGCTTTCTGATGCTATCGGTCGAGAGGCCATCATGCGCATTACGCTGCTGCTTGCGGGCGCTCTTTCGCTGGCGCTAGCGTTTGCACCGACCTTTGAAAGTCTTCTATTTCTGCGTTTACTGCAGGGGTTTGTGCTGGGGGGGCTTCCCGCCGTCGCCATTGCCTGGATGGCGGATGAGTTCGACAAGCCGGCGTTACTGAGCGCTGTAGGGCTTTACATCGGTGCCAACTCCCTAGGTGGCATTAGCGGGCGGATTGTTGGCGGCGTTGCCGCTGATGTAGGTGGGCCTACTGCGGCCTTTTTAGCGGTTGGGGTAATGACGGTCGTCGGGTGTGTAGTGTTCTGGCGGCTACTGCCCAATAGCCGCGCCTTTACCGCCAAGCGTTTTAAGTTGCGCCAAGCAGTGGGGGATTTGCTGGGCCACCTGCGCACCCCTGTGCTGTTGGCAGCCTACTGTTTAGGTGGCATCAACTTTCTTATCTTTATCAATCAATACAGCTATATCACTTTTCGTCTAGCGGTTGAGCCCTACCACTTAGCCGCCAGCGGCCTAGGGTTAATCTTCCTAACCTATCTAGGCGGCACCTTTGGCTCTACCGTTTCAGGTAGGTTAGCAGGACGATTCTCTCCCGCCAGCTGTATCAGCGTTGGAGTGGTTATTTTGATGCTTGGTACGGCGGTCACGTTAGCCAACTCGTTAACGTTAATTATTGTCGGTTTAACCATCAACGCGTTTGGCTTTTTCCTGGCCCATTCGCTAGCGTCTAGTTGGGTAGGCCGTTATGCCCAGGGCGCGCGGGGCAGCGCCTCGGCACTCTACTTGGTGTTCTACTATTTGGGGGCCAGCGTGGGTGGGTTTTGGCTGGAGCCGTTCTGGCGCTGGGGGCAGTGGCAAGGGGTGGCCGTTGGTTCATGGTTATTGCTGGGGGTTGCCCTGGTTATTGGAGTGGGTATGTGGCGCTTTGAACGTCGCGCTAACCGCTAG
- a CDS encoding D-hexose-6-phosphate mutarotase: MIPDSLKQLLNNVDGQQQASWQGREVVLFKMAWGEMVISLQGAQVLHFQPTGDDNWLWVTPTPQALPGAIRGGIPLCWPWFGDERYADESPERDGPFHGLARHAQWRLEAVDEHAEGIEVHLSPAKRLHSVLTARVVIQANAQRLNVELISENVGDTPIKTSGALHTYVAVADTHQCHLEGLAGARYLDKLRDFAEDEQQGTLAVRGEVDRIYHTNEAVLLNDGRRSLRIAKQSSDSTVVWHPDSELPSDTPAESARHFLCVEAANTRLDPVWLVPGAQHLLGTTLSRG; encoded by the coding sequence ATGATCCCCGATTCTCTCAAACAGCTCCTTAACAACGTAGACGGCCAGCAACAGGCCAGCTGGCAAGGGCGTGAGGTAGTGCTGTTCAAGATGGCCTGGGGGGAAATGGTGATCAGCCTTCAGGGTGCGCAGGTCCTGCATTTTCAACCCACAGGCGATGACAACTGGCTATGGGTCACGCCCACTCCACAAGCGCTGCCTGGTGCCATCCGTGGCGGCATCCCACTTTGTTGGCCGTGGTTTGGAGACGAGCGTTATGCCGATGAAAGCCCTGAACGTGATGGCCCCTTTCACGGCCTTGCCCGCCATGCCCAGTGGCGTCTAGAAGCCGTGGATGAGCACGCCGAAGGCATCGAAGTTCACCTCTCACCCGCAAAGCGTCTGCATAGCGTATTGACGGCTCGGGTGGTTATTCAAGCCAACGCCCAACGGCTGAATGTCGAGCTGATTAGCGAAAACGTTGGCGACACGCCGATTAAAACTAGCGGCGCGCTGCATACCTACGTAGCCGTTGCCGATACCCACCAGTGCCATCTGGAAGGGCTAGCGGGCGCGCGCTACTTAGATAAGCTGCGCGATTTTGCTGAAGATGAGCAACAAGGAACACTGGCCGTTCGTGGCGAAGTTGACCGCATTTATCATACCAATGAAGCCGTACTGCTTAACGATGGCAGGCGAAGCCTACGCATTGCCAAACAGTCCAGCGACTCTACCGTCGTATGGCACCCCGACAGCGAGCTACCTAGCGACACCCCCGCCGAGTCAGCTCGCCACTTTCTCTGTGTAGAAGCGGCGAATACCCGCCTAGATCCGGTTTGGCTGGTGCCTGGCGCACAGCACCTGCTAGGTACGACATTAAGCCGCGGCTAA
- a CDS encoding isocitrate lyase (Catalyzes the first step in the glyoxalate cycle, which converts lipids to carbohydrates) — MSGLLDDIKAIAQLREAQGGKWEAIKPEYAARMRAQNRFHTGLDIARYTAKIMREDMAAYDADTSKYTQSLGCWHGFIGQQKLISIKKHFGTTKRSYLYLSGWMVAALRSEFGPLPDQSMHEKTSVANLIEELYTFLKQADAWELNHLFRALDDAKEAGDSAKEQELISKIDNHETHVVPIIADIDAGFGNAEATYLLAKKFIQAGACCIQLENQVSDEKQCGHQDGKVTVPHEDFLAKINAVRYAFLELGVDDGVIVARTDSLGAGLTQKIAVTNAPGDLGDQYNSFLDGDVIENADDINNGDVVIKQNGKLVKPKRLASGLYQFKAGTGEDRVILDCITSLQNGADLLWIETEKPHVGQIASMVNRIREVCPDAKLVYNNSPSFNWTLNFRQQVFDAWEKEGKDVSAYQRDKLMSVEYDNTELGQLADEWTRNFQRDGAREAGIFHHLITLPTYHTAALSTDNLAKGYFGDEGMLAYVKGVQREEIRQGIATVKHQDMAGSNIGDDHKEFFHGDAALKAGGKDNTMNQFG, encoded by the coding sequence ATGTCAGGACTTCTCGACGATATTAAAGCCATCGCCCAATTACGCGAAGCACAAGGTGGTAAATGGGAAGCGATCAAGCCAGAATACGCCGCCCGTATGCGTGCCCAGAACCGCTTTCACACCGGCCTAGATATTGCCCGCTACACCGCTAAAATTATGCGTGAAGACATGGCGGCCTACGACGCTGATACATCTAAGTACACCCAGTCCCTGGGCTGCTGGCACGGTTTTATCGGCCAGCAAAAGTTGATCTCGATTAAAAAGCATTTTGGCACCACCAAGCGCAGCTACCTCTACCTCTCTGGCTGGATGGTTGCCGCACTACGCTCTGAGTTTGGTCCGCTGCCTGACCAGTCCATGCACGAAAAAACCTCCGTTGCCAACCTGATTGAAGAGCTATACACCTTCTTGAAGCAGGCAGATGCGTGGGAACTTAACCACCTCTTCCGCGCGCTAGATGACGCCAAAGAAGCTGGCGATAGCGCTAAAGAGCAAGAATTGATCAGCAAAATCGATAACCACGAAACACATGTCGTGCCGATTATCGCTGACATCGACGCGGGCTTTGGTAACGCCGAAGCGACCTACCTGCTGGCTAAGAAATTTATCCAGGCAGGCGCGTGCTGCATCCAGCTGGAAAACCAGGTATCTGACGAAAAGCAGTGTGGTCACCAGGACGGTAAAGTGACCGTTCCTCATGAAGACTTCCTGGCAAAAATCAACGCCGTACGTTATGCCTTCCTAGAACTAGGCGTAGATGATGGCGTCATCGTGGCACGTACTGACTCGCTAGGTGCAGGCCTGACCCAGAAGATCGCTGTTACCAACGCACCAGGCGACCTGGGCGACCAGTACAACAGCTTCTTGGATGGCGATGTTATCGAGAATGCTGACGACATTAACAACGGCGATGTTGTCATCAAGCAGAACGGCAAACTGGTTAAACCCAAGCGTTTGGCCTCAGGCCTTTACCAGTTCAAAGCTGGCACCGGCGAAGACCGCGTTATTTTGGACTGTATCACCAGCCTTCAAAACGGTGCTGACCTGCTGTGGATTGAAACCGAAAAACCCCACGTTGGCCAAATTGCCAGCATGGTTAACCGCATTCGCGAAGTGTGCCCGGACGCCAAGCTGGTTTACAACAACTCACCGTCCTTCAACTGGACGCTGAACTTCCGCCAGCAAGTGTTTGATGCGTGGGAGAAAGAAGGTAAAGACGTTTCCGCTTACCAGCGCGATAAGCTGATGAGCGTTGAGTACGACAACACCGAACTTGGCCAATTGGCAGATGAGTGGACGCGTAACTTCCAGCGCGATGGCGCCCGTGAAGCCGGCATCTTCCACCACCTGATCACACTGCCGACTTACCACACTGCGGCACTCTCTACCGACAACTTAGCGAAAGGCTACTTTGGTGACGAGGGAATGCTGGCCTACGTTAAAGGCGTGCAGCGCGAAGAAATTCGCCAAGGCATCGCGACTGTTAAGCACCAGGATATGGCAGGCTCGAACATTGGCGACGACCATAAAGAGTTCTTCCACGGTGATGCCGCACTGAAAGCCGGTGGTAAAGACAACACAATGAACCAATTCGGTTAA
- a CDS encoding nickel ABC transporter ATP-binding protein has protein sequence MLEAQSLQFGFRPEQLVLNDISLALSEGEWLGLSGDSGAGKSTLGKLLAGQLSPKGGRIYIDGGPLPASGLSPVQWLPQSPELAVNPRWRVAKILHEAWQPPAALLHAFGIQPAWLSRFPHALSGGELQRICVLRALAPGVRYLIADEISTMLDPITQVALWQALKTYAEKHRLGVLVISHDTALLKRLCQRRYHLTQGYCMSC, from the coding sequence TTGCTTGAAGCCCAGAGTCTGCAGTTTGGCTTTCGCCCTGAACAACTGGTTTTAAATGATATCTCGCTCGCACTTAGTGAGGGAGAGTGGCTCGGGCTGAGTGGTGATTCAGGCGCAGGAAAATCGACCCTGGGTAAACTCTTGGCGGGCCAGCTTAGCCCTAAAGGTGGGCGTATTTATATTGATGGTGGACCGCTCCCAGCTAGCGGGCTAAGCCCGGTACAGTGGCTGCCGCAGTCGCCCGAGCTTGCTGTTAATCCCCGCTGGCGAGTCGCTAAAATTCTTCATGAGGCGTGGCAGCCGCCAGCCGCGCTTCTTCACGCCTTTGGCATTCAGCCCGCTTGGCTGTCGCGCTTCCCCCATGCACTATCCGGTGGGGAATTACAGCGGATTTGCGTGCTAAGAGCCTTAGCACCTGGGGTGCGGTACTTAATTGCCGATGAAATCTCCACCATGCTCGACCCCATTACCCAGGTTGCGCTATGGCAGGCACTCAAAACATACGCTGAAAAACACCGGCTCGGCGTGCTGGTCATCAGTCATGACACGGCCCTGTTGAAACGTCTCTGCCAGCGGCGCTACCACCTTACCCAGGGCTATTGTATGAGCTGCTAG
- a CDS encoding nickel responsive regulator, giving the protein MQRVTVTLDEELLSEVDALMRIRGYQNRSEAIRDLTRSGLKQAREEVAPEAPCMGALVYVYDHAARDLSKRLTRHSHDHHDLTLSTLHVHINHDSCLEVALLKGQGSALKQFADEVTSSRSVRYGQLVLIPEE; this is encoded by the coding sequence ATGCAACGTGTCACGGTGACGTTGGATGAAGAGTTGCTTAGCGAGGTGGACGCGCTAATGCGTATACGCGGGTATCAGAATCGTTCAGAGGCAATTCGCGATCTAACACGCAGTGGTTTGAAGCAGGCAAGGGAAGAGGTGGCCCCAGAGGCACCTTGTATGGGGGCGCTGGTCTACGTGTATGATCATGCCGCGCGAGATCTATCTAAGCGCTTAACTCGCCACTCCCACGACCACCACGACTTGACCCTTTCAACTCTGCACGTGCATATCAACCACGATAGTTGCCTGGAAGTGGCGCTTCTAAAAGGGCAGGGTAGCGCCTTGAAACAGTTTGCCGACGAAGTGACCTCATCGCGCAGCGTGCGCTATGGTCAGCTCGTGTTAATTCCAGAAGAGTAG
- a CDS encoding nickel ABC transporter substrate-binding protein — MFRYQRSILLGLTAFCLAFNSPLQAKEQLVLAIGGEPEQGFDPLLGWGQYGSPLFQATLLSRGHDLAPTPELATAWSLSEDRLTWTLTLRDDAYFADGTPLTATDVAYTFNAASSAGGRADLSALQAAHAIDRYTVELTLKAPRITFIDQLMTLGIVPAAERENGYGDHYGRQPLGAGPYQLVEWQEGEQLIVERNPYYYGEPPAFERLVFLFTGEDTTLSAAHAGQVDLAALPPALAANLPTHMQRVVMESVDNRGILFPMQPASGEHAPSGAPIGNDVTADIAIRRAINLALDRETLVDVALHGYGRPAFGPADGLAWSDTDEAFEAPDLTRAHTLLDDAGWELRADGLRYKDGQPARFRLTYPASDTTRQLLAQVSADMVRPLGIEMQPTGRHWDEIQREALHQDAIVFGFGSHSPQEVYYLFHSQHAGFGFYNSGYYANPTVDRHLDAAQTAADQETANQHWQAAQWDGETGYGVRGDTSWAWMVNLAHVYAAHRCLDVGELGIAPHGHGWPITANLQTWRWTCD; from the coding sequence ATGTTTCGTTACCAGCGTTCCATCTTACTGGGCCTGACCGCTTTTTGCTTAGCGTTTAATAGCCCACTTCAAGCGAAAGAGCAGCTTGTGCTCGCCATTGGCGGTGAACCCGAACAAGGGTTCGACCCCCTGCTAGGTTGGGGCCAGTATGGCAGCCCGCTGTTTCAAGCAACGCTGTTATCCCGTGGCCATGACCTAGCCCCAACGCCTGAGCTCGCCACGGCGTGGTCACTTTCAGAAGACCGGCTCACTTGGACGCTCACCCTGCGCGACGATGCCTACTTTGCCGATGGCACGCCACTAACCGCAACGGATGTTGCCTATACCTTTAATGCGGCGTCTAGTGCGGGGGGGCGCGCCGACCTTAGCGCGTTACAAGCAGCTCACGCTATTGACCGATATACCGTTGAACTGACCCTCAAAGCACCCCGTATCACCTTTATCGACCAGTTAATGACCCTAGGGATTGTGCCTGCCGCAGAGCGGGAAAATGGCTATGGCGATCATTATGGCAGGCAACCCCTGGGCGCTGGCCCTTACCAACTGGTGGAGTGGCAGGAAGGCGAACAGCTTATCGTTGAGCGTAACCCCTACTATTACGGCGAACCGCCTGCCTTTGAGCGGTTAGTATTTCTATTCACCGGGGAAGACACCACCTTAAGTGCCGCACACGCCGGGCAAGTTGACCTCGCCGCGCTGCCACCGGCGCTGGCAGCCAACCTTCCTACCCATATGCAGCGCGTGGTGATGGAGAGCGTTGATAACCGCGGTATCCTGTTCCCAATGCAGCCAGCGAGCGGTGAACACGCGCCTTCAGGCGCCCCTATTGGTAATGATGTCACCGCCGATATCGCCATCCGTCGGGCGATTAACCTGGCCCTTGATCGAGAAACGCTGGTAGACGTTGCCCTACATGGCTATGGCCGCCCGGCATTTGGCCCTGCCGACGGTTTGGCATGGAGCGATACAGATGAAGCTTTTGAAGCGCCTGACCTTACACGCGCACATACCCTCTTAGATGACGCAGGCTGGGAGCTTCGTGCAGACGGGCTGCGCTACAAGGACGGCCAACCGGCGCGCTTTCGCTTAACCTACCCGGCGAGCGACACCACGCGCCAATTATTAGCCCAAGTGAGTGCTGACATGGTGCGCCCCTTAGGGATTGAGATGCAGCCCACAGGGCGCCACTGGGACGAGATACAGCGCGAGGCGCTCCACCAGGATGCCATTGTCTTTGGCTTTGGCAGCCACAGCCCCCAGGAAGTGTACTACTTATTTCATAGTCAGCACGCAGGCTTTGGGTTCTACAACAGCGGCTACTACGCCAACCCTACGGTAGATCGCCATTTAGACGCAGCTCAAACAGCGGCTGATCAGGAAACCGCCAACCAACACTGGCAAGCCGCCCAGTGGGATGGCGAAACCGGTTATGGTGTTCGTGGTGATACCAGCTGGGCATGGATGGTTAACCTTGCTCACGTCTATGCTGCCCATCGCTGCCTAGATGTTGGCGAACTGGGTATTGCTCCCCATGGCCACGGCTGGCCCATTACCGCCAACCTCCAGACGTGGCGCTGGACGTGCGATTGA
- a CDS encoding glycoside hydrolase: protein MEAPEDYFSMSLPGMKGATPQMSPVDPIDAHLRSLQTPPPTAIRQALLEQHQQWAGTPYRIGGTTERGIDCSALVRNVFRDTFNLQLPRSTQDQVHEGRPIDRQELQAGDLVFFRPPGAYNHVGIYVGDGHFLHASTSQGVIISSLDNNYWQRYYWQSRRTLEPTNLAHLGSRFTQ, encoded by the coding sequence ATGGAAGCCCCTGAAGATTATTTCTCGATGTCGCTTCCGGGGATGAAGGGAGCCACTCCCCAAATGTCACCCGTTGACCCTATCGATGCACATCTGCGTAGCCTCCAGACGCCTCCACCAACAGCTATTCGCCAAGCGCTGTTAGAGCAGCATCAGCAATGGGCAGGTACGCCTTATCGGATTGGAGGGACGACGGAGCGAGGGATCGACTGCTCCGCCCTGGTAAGAAATGTTTTCCGCGACACGTTTAATTTACAGCTACCTCGTTCTACCCAGGATCAAGTGCATGAGGGACGCCCGATCGACCGCCAAGAGCTGCAGGCGGGCGATCTGGTCTTCTTCCGTCCTCCAGGAGCTTATAATCATGTGGGCATTTACGTGGGGGATGGCCACTTTCTTCACGCCTCCACCTCCCAAGGGGTGATTATTTCCAGCCTGGATAACAACTACTGGCAGCGTTACTACTGGCAATCACGCCGTACTTTAGAGCCGACTAACCTTGCCCATCTGGGTAGTCGTTTTACCCAGTAA
- a CDS encoding ABC transporter permease yields the protein MRLTRWLAYRCLRLTLVLFCVAALAFGLVMLSPIDPVDAYLGPQMAQVSPEQRALITERWGFESPPAVQFGHWLRQLLSGELGWSHIYNQPVSEVISQRFYRSIMLLGSAWLLSVVVGFALGVIAGAKEGSTLDRVISGYAYITASTPTFWLGIVGLLLFSVYLGWTPICCAGPPGMLSQEVSLLTRLHHLALPVATLTLLGIASITLHTRTRMIALMRSEIATHAFAQGASRIDIAWRHGIRHASLPALTLAFASLGELFGGAILIEQIFAYPGLGQATVEAGLRSDVPLLLGIALFTALFVSVGNLIADSLYHLIDPRIEQGPL from the coding sequence GTGCGATTGACCCGCTGGCTAGCCTACCGCTGCCTGCGCTTAACACTGGTACTGTTTTGCGTCGCCGCGCTGGCATTTGGGCTTGTGATGCTATCGCCTATCGATCCGGTAGACGCCTACCTGGGGCCACAAATGGCCCAAGTGAGCCCTGAGCAGCGCGCCCTCATCACAGAGCGCTGGGGCTTTGAGTCCCCACCTGCCGTCCAGTTTGGCCACTGGCTACGTCAACTACTCAGCGGCGAACTAGGCTGGAGCCATATCTATAACCAGCCGGTCAGCGAGGTCATCAGCCAGCGCTTTTACCGCTCTATTATGCTACTAGGCAGCGCGTGGCTTCTCTCGGTAGTGGTGGGCTTTGCGCTAGGCGTTATTGCAGGCGCTAAAGAGGGGTCAACGCTTGATAGAGTGATTAGCGGCTATGCGTATATCACCGCCTCAACGCCCACTTTTTGGCTCGGCATAGTAGGCCTGCTGTTGTTTTCGGTGTACCTGGGCTGGACGCCTATCTGCTGTGCCGGCCCACCAGGAATGCTGAGTCAGGAGGTCAGCCTACTCACCCGGCTACATCATTTAGCGCTTCCCGTTGCGACATTGACGCTCCTGGGTATTGCCTCTATTACACTACACACTCGTACGCGCATGATTGCGCTGATGCGCTCTGAGATTGCCACCCATGCCTTTGCCCAGGGGGCCAGTCGTATTGATATTGCCTGGCGACACGGCATTCGCCACGCAAGCCTCCCCGCACTTACCTTAGCGTTTGCCTCATTGGGCGAGCTATTTGGCGGCGCCATTTTAATCGAACAGATTTTTGCCTACCCAGGGCTTGGGCAAGCCACCGTTGAGGCAGGACTGCGTAGCGATGTCCCCCTGTTACTGGGCATTGCGCTCTTTACCGCGCTGTTCGTCAGCGTAGGTAATCTAATCGCCGACAGTCTTTATCACCTGATTGACCCACGTATCGAGCAGGGGCCGCTATGA
- a CDS encoding peptidylprolyl isomerase, whose amino-acid sequence MQIAQNSVVAFHYTLTNDAGEVLDSSEGREPLTYLHGAGNIIPGLEKELEGRAAGDKLNVSVSPSEGYGEVQEQLMQEVPRDAFQGVESIEPGMQFQAQTQGGPLMVTVKKVEGDTVVVDGNHPLAGQQLNFDVEIATVREASQEEVEHGHVHGEGGVEH is encoded by the coding sequence ATGCAAATTGCGCAAAACTCGGTTGTCGCGTTCCACTATACCCTGACCAATGATGCAGGTGAGGTGCTTGACAGTTCCGAAGGCCGCGAGCCGCTGACCTACCTCCACGGCGCTGGCAACATTATCCCAGGTCTGGAAAAAGAGCTCGAAGGCCGTGCCGCTGGTGACAAACTGAACGTTTCCGTTTCGCCTTCTGAAGGCTACGGTGAAGTTCAAGAACAGCTGATGCAAGAAGTACCCCGCGATGCCTTCCAGGGCGTTGAAAGCATTGAGCCAGGCATGCAGTTCCAGGCACAAACCCAGGGCGGCCCTCTGATGGTCACCGTCAAGAAGGTTGAAGGCGATACGGTTGTGGTTGATGGCAACCACCCGCTGGCAGGCCAGCAGCTCAACTTCGATGTTGAGATTGCTACAGTGCGTGAAGCAAGCCAGGAAGAAGTTGAGCACGGTCATGTGCACGGCGAAGGCGGCGTTGAGCACTAA
- a CDS encoding ATPase: MLHIDRLTLQLPYYQPWWKRKWATCFEQITLSLMPGEVHAIVGASGAGKSLLAYAIMGLLPEGAKTSGQLVFHSEALTPARQCQLRGRQLALIPQSLSALDPLVRSQRQVSWAARRAGHAKSSAWQTAGKALAHYQLDDAAQRAYPHELSGGMARRVLTAMAHVSHAQLIIADEPSVGLDPLQRERVMAALKALADQGKAVMLITHDLRHALPIAEQVTIMRQGQCVETTTACAFQGNGDTLSSGYAKSLWQALPDNAFSLPVAQMAHSKEPNIA, encoded by the coding sequence GTGCTGCATATTGATCGTCTCACGCTACAGCTGCCCTACTACCAGCCCTGGTGGAAGCGGAAATGGGCTACCTGTTTTGAGCAGATAACGTTAAGTCTTATGCCAGGAGAAGTACACGCCATTGTCGGCGCCTCCGGTGCAGGAAAGAGCTTGCTAGCCTACGCGATTATGGGCCTGCTGCCTGAAGGTGCCAAAACCAGCGGTCAGCTTGTTTTTCACTCAGAGGCGTTAACGCCTGCCCGCCAATGCCAACTTCGCGGGCGCCAGCTTGCGCTAATCCCCCAGTCACTCAGCGCGCTCGACCCGTTAGTACGTAGCCAGCGCCAGGTAAGTTGGGCAGCCCGCCGGGCGGGGCACGCGAAATCTAGTGCCTGGCAAACTGCAGGGAAAGCGCTCGCTCATTATCAGCTCGATGACGCTGCACAGCGTGCTTATCCCCATGAGCTTTCGGGAGGCATGGCACGACGAGTGCTCACCGCCATGGCCCACGTTAGCCACGCGCAGCTGATTATTGCCGATGAGCCCAGCGTTGGGCTAGACCCGCTACAGCGTGAGCGCGTGATGGCAGCGCTTAAAGCACTTGCCGATCAAGGCAAGGCCGTGATGTTAATTACCCACGATTTACGCCACGCCCTGCCCATTGCTGAACAAGTGACGATTATGCGCCAGGGGCAGTGCGTAGAAACTACCACCGCCTGCGCCTTTCAGGGCAACGGTGACACGCTAAGCAGCGGATACGCCAAGTCGCTTTGGCAAGCACTACCCGATAACGCTTTCAGCCTCCCTGTGGCGCAGATGGCGCATAGCAAGGAGCCAAACATTGCTTGA
- a CDS encoding transglycosylase: protein MGFIAWLIIGGLAGWIAGNIMRGGGFGVLGNIGVGIIGALVGGFLFSLLGLQAGGFIGSLVTATVGAVVLLWVISKVKSA, encoded by the coding sequence ATGGGCTTTATTGCATGGCTGATTATTGGTGGTTTAGCTGGCTGGATTGCTGGCAATATCATGCGCGGCGGCGGTTTCGGTGTGCTGGGTAATATAGGTGTCGGTATTATTGGTGCGTTGGTTGGCGGCTTCCTGTTCAGCCTCTTAGGGCTTCAAGCCGGTGGTTTTATCGGCTCGCTGGTGACGGCGACCGTTGGTGCAGTCGTTTTGCTATGGGTCATCAGTAAAGTCAAAAGCGCTTAG